Proteins encoded by one window of Polyangiaceae bacterium:
- the nadD gene encoding nicotinate (nicotinamide) nucleotide adenylyltransferase: MTRVAFYGGSFNPPHVAHVLACAYLLSAMDVDRVLVVPVFRHAFEKPLAPFEHRVEMCRRAVAWLPGVEVSSVESELETPSLTLRTLEHLRARHPDWSLRLVVGSDVLFEARKWHAFERICQIAPPLVLGRVGYPHADAPVAVLPEVSSTRIRELVASESEKELAHLLPRSVLAYVLEQGLYR, encoded by the coding sequence GTGACGCGAGTGGCGTTCTATGGCGGCAGCTTCAACCCACCGCACGTCGCCCACGTGCTCGCGTGTGCTTACTTGCTGAGCGCGATGGACGTGGATCGCGTGCTCGTGGTTCCGGTGTTCCGCCACGCGTTCGAAAAACCCCTGGCGCCCTTCGAGCACCGCGTGGAGATGTGTCGCCGCGCGGTGGCTTGGCTGCCGGGGGTCGAGGTGAGCTCGGTGGAGTCCGAGCTCGAGACGCCGAGCCTCACGCTGCGGACTCTGGAGCATCTTCGCGCCCGGCATCCGGACTGGTCCTTACGCCTGGTGGTGGGCTCGGACGTGCTGTTCGAAGCGCGAAAATGGCACGCTTTCGAGCGGATTTGCCAGATTGCGCCGCCTCTGGTGCTGGGGCGAGTGGGCTACCCCCACGCGGACGCACCGGTCGCCGTGTTGCCGGAGGTGTCGTCCACGCGCATTCGAGAGCTGGTCGCTTCGGAGAGCGAAAAGGAGCTCGCTCACCTGCTGCCGCGTTCGGTGCTCGCCTACGTGCTTGAGCAGGGCTTGTATCGATGA
- a CDS encoding sigma 54-interacting transcriptional regulator produces the protein MPSLSSVASELRPSFQVLDDVVRLVSSHGVLAVRVPEVAIALAAARHVERRAQAVGRNVFRAAQLSESPWRDVASRLGIRAHADDAAEVGRLLAVRASAEHAVLIAPLRARDAWGQAVVRACAEHLDGALLVVLVMPDAELELRTASWFELEAELDDVSAARWWEAVAALGRARHGSRLAELDGWHAAAQVLKPQPWVFPESAAARQLAQALVLAARPWPEPALSRLGDRDAVQELEALGLLESRDGLVEIVELEAPAPSAADSHVAAALVEVFPEDPWAHARSGELLTRSGQVQAGQAALRRALALAGDATSRASLWQRYRSAIESLSASPSALLLAGAELALDLGDVDVALDWAKAASTGEPSFRAAFVLGRASLARGDLVSADAALARARDLAQDSERQEAIVQIGEVRYARGDLAEAERLAQEVLRAAQDGRVRLGARNLLGKMLLARGDWSRADEHFAEDVCDAIALGLSTEELRARVNRAIALLSRGSSDEAHSMLDAVLRDGEERGESRAVAFALSNLAVLAIERHDYADALGLLERTTLVHRRLGDRLNFARDITNVVELRLRLGLVEQAEQALRFGRQSLGAGAPASRLTELSLAAARVHLEKGRTLEAERDVRAALRTAAHASDGDKVGECHRLAARIALEDGVVARAEAEAARAMEIAASPYDRAEATLLTAHVARAAGRGGEEPARAAVVIAREAGDEELAREAHVLAAEIAFGEGDVDAARAHISQARALRDEVAAALPSDLRDAYLARRDVMRVARLERLAHTDADDVAPPSEGPVSASRPRANKSGPRYVGRHPAVRALLDSAARVAPTDNTVLLLGESGTGKELVAELIHQQSARAAGPMVKVNCAALVESLLLSELFGHEKGAFTGAGARRRGRFERADGGTLFLDEIGDISPRTQVALLRVLEERTIERVGGSSPIPVDVRIVCATNRDLRSMVERGEFREDLFYRLSGIALAVPALRDRVSDLPQLTEALLERIARERKEEPKQMSRESLELLARHRWPGNVRELENALRAASLFAVGDVIQVSDLVEHVEALRRVPTEPVVLDTRRATLPPPSPSAPADVSPVVEEPVTGAAYREIRDGVSLSDLKRNIERECIARALAETSGNITRAASILGMKRPRLSQLVKQYGLLETLEDVS, from the coding sequence GTGCCTTCCCTCAGCTCTGTCGCATCGGAGCTTCGTCCTTCGTTTCAGGTGCTCGACGACGTCGTGCGCCTGGTCAGCAGCCACGGCGTGCTCGCGGTGCGCGTGCCGGAGGTGGCCATCGCGCTGGCCGCCGCACGGCACGTGGAGCGGCGCGCGCAAGCCGTCGGTCGAAACGTGTTCAGAGCTGCGCAGCTGAGCGAGAGCCCCTGGCGGGACGTCGCTTCGCGACTCGGAATTCGCGCTCACGCAGACGACGCTGCCGAGGTGGGACGCCTGCTCGCCGTGCGCGCGTCGGCGGAGCACGCCGTGTTGATCGCTCCCCTTCGTGCTCGTGACGCTTGGGGTCAGGCCGTAGTCCGCGCCTGCGCGGAGCATCTCGATGGCGCGTTGCTCGTCGTGTTGGTCATGCCCGACGCAGAGCTCGAGCTCCGCACTGCCAGTTGGTTCGAGCTCGAGGCAGAGCTGGACGACGTCAGTGCAGCGCGTTGGTGGGAAGCCGTTGCCGCCCTCGGGCGCGCGCGTCACGGCAGTCGGCTCGCCGAGCTCGACGGTTGGCATGCGGCGGCGCAGGTGCTCAAGCCGCAGCCGTGGGTATTTCCCGAATCCGCGGCGGCGCGACAGTTGGCGCAGGCGTTGGTGCTCGCTGCTCGGCCGTGGCCGGAGCCGGCGCTTTCTCGCCTGGGGGATCGCGACGCGGTCCAAGAGCTCGAAGCGCTGGGTCTGCTCGAGTCACGGGACGGCTTGGTGGAGATCGTGGAGCTCGAGGCGCCCGCGCCCAGCGCTGCGGACTCCCACGTCGCGGCGGCGCTGGTTGAGGTTTTTCCCGAGGATCCTTGGGCTCACGCTCGAAGTGGCGAGCTGCTGACGCGCTCGGGTCAGGTGCAAGCCGGCCAGGCCGCGTTGCGCCGGGCGTTGGCCTTGGCCGGGGACGCTACCAGTCGTGCGAGCTTGTGGCAGCGCTATCGCAGCGCGATCGAGTCCCTGAGCGCCTCGCCGTCCGCGCTCTTGCTCGCCGGTGCGGAGTTGGCGCTGGATCTGGGAGACGTGGACGTCGCCTTGGATTGGGCCAAGGCCGCCTCTACCGGGGAACCCTCCTTCCGCGCAGCCTTCGTGCTCGGTCGCGCCAGCTTGGCGCGAGGCGATCTGGTGAGCGCGGACGCGGCGCTGGCTCGTGCTCGTGATCTGGCGCAGGACAGCGAGCGGCAAGAGGCCATCGTTCAAATCGGAGAGGTGCGCTACGCCCGCGGCGATCTCGCGGAGGCGGAACGCTTGGCGCAAGAAGTGCTGAGGGCGGCGCAGGATGGCCGGGTGCGTTTGGGGGCGCGCAACCTGCTCGGCAAGATGCTCTTGGCCCGAGGCGATTGGAGCCGCGCTGACGAGCACTTCGCGGAGGACGTTTGCGACGCCATCGCCCTCGGCTTGTCCACGGAGGAGCTCCGGGCCCGCGTCAATCGCGCCATTGCTCTGCTGTCGCGCGGGAGCTCGGACGAAGCCCACTCGATGTTGGATGCCGTACTGCGTGACGGCGAAGAGCGGGGCGAGTCGCGCGCGGTGGCATTTGCTCTCTCGAACCTCGCGGTGCTGGCGATCGAGCGACACGACTACGCCGACGCCCTCGGACTTCTCGAGCGCACCACGCTAGTTCACCGCCGCTTGGGAGACCGTCTGAACTTCGCCCGCGACATCACCAACGTCGTGGAGCTCCGGCTGCGCCTCGGTCTGGTGGAACAGGCGGAGCAGGCATTGCGCTTCGGCCGTCAGTCTCTGGGCGCGGGTGCTCCGGCGTCCCGACTCACGGAGCTGTCGCTGGCCGCCGCTCGTGTGCACCTGGAGAAGGGTCGCACTCTCGAGGCGGAGCGCGACGTACGCGCCGCCCTGCGAACCGCCGCCCACGCGAGCGACGGCGACAAGGTTGGCGAGTGCCATCGTCTGGCGGCGCGCATCGCCTTGGAAGACGGCGTCGTGGCCCGCGCCGAAGCGGAAGCCGCTCGCGCGATGGAAATCGCCGCGTCCCCCTACGACCGCGCGGAAGCAACGTTGCTCACGGCTCACGTGGCGCGCGCTGCCGGTCGCGGTGGAGAAGAGCCCGCCCGAGCGGCCGTGGTCATCGCCCGAGAGGCCGGGGACGAAGAGCTCGCTCGAGAAGCCCACGTGCTGGCCGCGGAGATCGCCTTCGGCGAGGGAGACGTGGACGCGGCGCGCGCTCACATCTCCCAGGCCCGGGCCCTTCGCGACGAGGTCGCCGCCGCGCTGCCATCGGATCTCCGCGATGCCTATCTGGCACGCCGGGACGTGATGCGCGTGGCGCGCCTCGAGCGCCTGGCTCATACGGACGCGGACGATGTCGCGCCGCCAAGCGAAGGTCCCGTGTCGGCCTCGCGCCCACGAGCCAACAAGTCGGGTCCCCGCTACGTCGGGCGTCACCCAGCGGTTCGGGCGCTGCTCGACTCCGCGGCTCGCGTGGCTCCCACGGACAACACCGTGTTGCTGCTCGGCGAGAGCGGGACCGGCAAGGAGCTGGTGGCCGAGCTGATCCACCAGCAGAGCGCGCGCGCGGCCGGGCCCATGGTCAAGGTGAACTGCGCCGCTTTGGTGGAGTCGCTGCTCCTCAGCGAGCTGTTCGGCCACGAGAAGGGCGCGTTCACCGGCGCCGGCGCTCGGCGTCGTGGCCGCTTCGAGCGAGCGGACGGCGGCACTCTGTTCCTGGACGAGATCGGAGACATCTCGCCCCGCACCCAGGTCGCCCTGCTCCGCGTGCTCGAGGAGCGCACCATCGAGCGCGTGGGTGGCAGCTCGCCGATCCCCGTGGACGTTCGCATCGTGTGCGCCACCAATCGGGATTTGCGGTCGATGGTGGAGCGCGGCGAGTTCCGCGAAGACTTGTTCTACCGCTTGAGCGGGATTGCGCTGGCAGTTCCGGCGCTTCGAGATCGCGTCTCGGATCTGCCGCAGCTCACCGAGGCGTTGCTGGAGCGCATCGCGCGGGAGCGCAAGGAAGAGCCCAAGCAGATGTCGAGGGAGTCGCTCGAGCTACTGGCCCGGCATCGCTGGCCGGGCAACGTCCGTGAGCTGGAAAACGCCCTTCGCGCGGCCTCGCTCTTCGCCGTGGGGGACGTGATTCAGGTCTCGGACCTGGTGGAGCACGTGGAAGCGCTACGACGAGTCCCCACCGAGCCGGTGGTGTTGGACACGCGGCGCGCGACGCTCCCCCCACCTTCCCCGTCTGCCCCGGCCGACGTCTCCCCCGTGGTGGAGGAGCCGGTGACCGGCGCAGCGTATCGAGAGATCCGGGACGGCGTCAGCCTGTCGGACCTCAAGCGCAACATCGAGCGCGAGTGCATCGCACGCGCGCTGGCGGAGACCTCGGGGAACATCACCCGCGCGGCGAGCATTCTCGGAATGAAACGCCCGCGTTTGAGCCAGCTCGTGAAACAGTACGGACTGTTGGAGACTTTGGAGGACGTGTCGTGA
- a CDS encoding DUF2520 domain-containing protein — translation MNVTILGAGKVGRGLSRGLASTPHRVQLIALGRGVRAPIRDALLVLAVRDGDLQRVARELAPWVSRRTAVVHVAGAMGTEVLAPLRRCAAGVGQAHPMLSFASRKTSPSFAGALLLVSGDEVAVRRASTLGRALGMRPQRWRVKRALYHAAGGIVANGGVALAAAGAELLAAAGVPRDEAARVLAPLLRSVADNLEVVGLPEALSGPIRRGDAATVARHLAALQKSAPALLGLYCESAKLQLILAKALGDAAPEALRSVAAVLDSGGASNPGVSFPTRKSRKPQKK, via the coding sequence ATGAACGTCACCATCTTGGGTGCCGGCAAGGTGGGGCGCGGACTTTCGCGGGGACTCGCGTCGACGCCGCACCGCGTGCAGTTGATCGCGCTCGGTCGCGGTGTGCGCGCTCCCATTCGAGATGCGCTGTTGGTGCTCGCCGTACGCGACGGCGACCTGCAGCGCGTCGCGCGAGAGCTTGCTCCCTGGGTGTCACGCCGCACCGCCGTGGTGCACGTGGCCGGAGCGATGGGCACCGAGGTGCTGGCGCCTCTGCGCCGATGCGCGGCGGGTGTCGGTCAGGCGCATCCCATGTTGAGCTTCGCATCGCGGAAGACGAGCCCGAGCTTCGCGGGTGCATTGCTGCTCGTGAGCGGAGACGAGGTTGCCGTACGGCGAGCGAGCACGCTGGGGCGCGCGCTGGGCATGCGGCCGCAGCGGTGGCGCGTGAAGCGCGCGCTCTATCACGCGGCGGGGGGCATCGTCGCCAACGGCGGTGTGGCGCTCGCCGCCGCCGGAGCAGAGCTGTTGGCGGCGGCGGGAGTGCCGCGGGACGAGGCGGCGCGGGTGTTGGCCCCCTTGCTCCGGAGCGTGGCCGACAACCTGGAAGTAGTGGGGCTGCCGGAGGCGCTGAGCGGCCCGATCCGTCGGGGCGACGCGGCGACCGTGGCTCGACACCTCGCGGCGCTCCAAAAGAGCGCGCCGGCGCTTCTGGGTCTGTATTGTGAGTCCGCGAAATTACAGCTTATTTTGGCAAAAGCCTTGGGGGATGCGGCACCTGAGGCGCTGCGCAGCGTGGCAGCCGTGCTGGATTCGGGTGGGGCATCCAACCCCGGTGTAAGTTTCCCCACCCGAAAATCGCGAAAACCGCAGAAAAAATAG
- a CDS encoding ATP-binding protein codes for MDLRTRTSLFCGALALAIAVSILLRGGRRRAHLYFAAFAADIGLWYIAQWLYHFVRADVWVRFTAILAVLLPQFALNLFEVIVPRLERRSTLVRVAGVLMIPMLLLVLSPQHDHPLARGAVVFYVFSLLSAGLWSLAKRGERSRSRATQRRVRFLVLIGALAAAFTLADFLWFIGAPLPPVGAVLSIVFLFVLAESMIRERLVDLYDILGQLLVSTLLAFCLAGIFYVFVDLVGGFSTMYLNAILASIVILVLFEPLRDKVERYIHRVFFLERVDLERAVSNARRELVHVLQVGEMMQIVLAELELSRRATGAALYLRDPVGTDFELGLSFGPAAPARIDGAIARPLLERLHTAPSLLMEEHLRNVAEARRGERGPELDADERLLAAAELLGPLRDGVCLAIRGENKALVGLLMVVDDRVSDAFSPDDVTLLEALAVQIGVVIENSRQYRRMQERDRLAALGQMAAGLAHEVKNPLGAIKGAAQLLAEPQDGPLDPHAEEFLGIILEEVDRLDRVVGSVLDYARPSKGNPGAVDVNAVVRRTLQVLSSQGRSVEHSIRTDLDELLPPVRADAEQLRQVLINLVQNAWEAGAQNVSVTTSMRQGGPGDKEGPTSDWVEIAVRDDGPGIPPAVLDNLFVPFFTTKDKGTGLGLAISQRMVEEMGGRIDASSRAVGGAVFSIVLPAESSGRTSMASLRDVMGEGSRPSGPAPDPEVEPA; via the coding sequence GTGGATCTGCGTACGCGGACAAGTCTGTTCTGCGGTGCGCTGGCTCTCGCGATCGCGGTTTCCATCCTGCTTCGCGGTGGCCGGCGCCGAGCCCATCTCTACTTCGCGGCTTTCGCCGCGGACATTGGCCTCTGGTACATCGCACAGTGGCTGTACCACTTCGTCCGCGCGGACGTCTGGGTACGGTTCACCGCCATTCTCGCGGTGCTGCTCCCGCAGTTCGCCCTGAACCTGTTCGAGGTCATCGTTCCCCGCCTCGAGCGCCGCTCCACGCTGGTGCGCGTGGCGGGCGTACTCATGATTCCGATGCTGCTGTTGGTGCTCTCGCCGCAGCACGACCACCCGCTCGCGCGTGGCGCCGTGGTCTTCTACGTGTTCAGCCTGCTGTCCGCGGGCCTGTGGTCGCTCGCCAAGCGGGGTGAGCGTAGTCGCTCGCGTGCGACCCAACGTCGCGTGCGTTTCCTGGTGCTGATCGGCGCCCTCGCCGCCGCCTTCACCCTGGCGGACTTCCTGTGGTTCATCGGCGCGCCGCTGCCCCCGGTGGGCGCCGTGCTCAGCATCGTGTTCCTGTTCGTGCTGGCAGAGTCGATGATCCGCGAGCGGCTGGTGGATCTGTACGACATCCTCGGCCAGCTGCTGGTCTCCACGCTGCTCGCGTTCTGCCTGGCGGGCATCTTCTACGTGTTCGTGGATCTGGTGGGTGGGTTCTCCACCATGTACCTGAACGCGATCCTCGCTTCGATCGTGATCCTGGTGCTGTTCGAGCCGCTTCGGGACAAGGTCGAGCGCTACATTCACCGCGTCTTCTTCCTGGAACGCGTGGATCTCGAGCGCGCCGTATCGAATGCGCGACGAGAGCTGGTGCACGTGCTGCAGGTGGGAGAGATGATGCAGATCGTGCTGGCCGAGCTCGAGCTTTCGCGCCGTGCCACCGGTGCAGCGCTCTACCTGCGGGACCCGGTGGGTACGGATTTCGAGCTGGGCCTCTCCTTTGGACCGGCAGCACCTGCTCGCATCGATGGTGCCATTGCGCGTCCGCTCCTGGAGCGACTGCACACCGCCCCTTCGCTCTTGATGGAAGAACACCTCCGCAACGTGGCGGAGGCGCGCCGCGGGGAGCGGGGACCGGAGCTGGACGCCGACGAGCGCTTGCTGGCCGCCGCGGAGCTCTTGGGTCCGCTGCGGGACGGCGTGTGCTTGGCCATTCGTGGCGAGAACAAGGCATTGGTGGGACTGCTCATGGTGGTGGACGATCGCGTCAGCGACGCTTTCTCGCCGGACGACGTCACGCTGCTCGAAGCCCTGGCCGTGCAGATCGGCGTGGTGATCGAGAACTCTCGGCAGTATCGCCGCATGCAGGAGCGGGACCGCCTCGCAGCACTGGGCCAGATGGCGGCGGGTCTCGCGCACGAGGTCAAGAATCCGCTCGGAGCAATCAAGGGTGCCGCACAGCTCTTGGCCGAGCCTCAGGACGGACCGCTCGATCCTCACGCGGAGGAGTTTCTCGGGATCATCCTCGAGGAGGTCGATCGTCTCGATCGCGTCGTGGGTTCCGTTCTCGACTACGCCCGACCATCCAAAGGCAATCCCGGAGCGGTGGACGTGAACGCAGTGGTACGGCGAACGCTCCAGGTGCTGTCGTCCCAAGGGCGCTCCGTAGAGCACTCCATCCGCACGGATCTCGACGAGCTCTTGCCTCCGGTGCGTGCGGATGCCGAACAGCTGCGGCAGGTCTTGATCAATCTGGTCCAGAACGCCTGGGAGGCAGGAGCCCAGAACGTGTCCGTCACCACCTCCATGCGTCAGGGGGGACCCGGCGACAAGGAGGGGCCCACCAGCGACTGGGTGGAGATCGCCGTTCGCGACGACGGCCCGGGCATCCCGCCCGCGGTCCTCGACAACCTGTTCGTTCCCTTCTTCACCACCAAGGACAAGGGAACCGGTCTGGGCCTGGCCATCAGCCAACGCATGGTCGAGGAGATGGGGGGCCGGATCGACGCCTCCTCCCGAGCGGTGGGCGGCGCCGTCTTCTCCATCGTGCTGCCCGCCGAGAGCTCCGGCCGGACCTCGATGGCGTCCCTGCGAGATGTCATGGGGGAGGGGAGCCGCCCGAGCGGCCCGGCGCCCGATCCCGAGGTCGAGCCAGCCTGA
- a CDS encoding DUF4388 domain-containing protein gives MPDRLAPNPSGPQAGSPRKGLALRFISGKYQGGEFPIEEGRQIIIGRSSDLDMVLVEEMVSRRHAQIEMRNGVITIQDMGSTNGTFVNGEKIQSAMLREGDRVLIGTSILKVVAVSAEAPSSKRDLEGLAARRAAQRRGKDDAPRMTGNLEEIPLPDLLQLFGTSRKTGVLVLRTDTSIGRIYLDQGMISTAMIDGQPELGALKACYRMLTWAHGLFELDPPAEEPIENPISVSVQEILMEGFRQQDELNALLDKIPSLDSRLVLRTPLEAPLHELEPTHLDLLQTALNAPSIKALFDRTQLTDLEAAEIIASLIKRGYLMAAP, from the coding sequence ATGCCCGACAGACTCGCGCCGAATCCATCCGGTCCGCAGGCAGGGTCCCCGCGCAAGGGGCTGGCGCTGAGGTTCATTTCCGGCAAGTACCAAGGTGGGGAGTTTCCCATCGAGGAAGGCCGTCAGATCATCATCGGCCGCTCCAGCGATCTCGACATGGTGCTGGTGGAGGAGATGGTCTCGCGGCGGCACGCCCAGATCGAGATGCGCAATGGCGTCATCACGATTCAGGACATGGGTTCGACCAACGGAACGTTCGTCAACGGTGAAAAGATCCAGTCCGCGATGTTGCGGGAGGGGGACCGGGTCCTGATCGGCACCTCCATCCTGAAGGTGGTCGCAGTCAGCGCGGAGGCTCCCTCCAGCAAGCGCGACCTGGAGGGTCTGGCCGCTCGCCGAGCCGCGCAGCGCCGTGGCAAGGACGACGCGCCGCGCATGACCGGCAACCTGGAGGAAATCCCGCTACCGGATTTGCTCCAGCTGTTCGGAACCTCGCGCAAGACCGGCGTACTCGTGCTGCGCACGGACACCAGCATCGGTCGCATCTACCTGGACCAGGGGATGATATCGACTGCGATGATCGACGGTCAGCCGGAGCTCGGTGCGCTCAAGGCGTGTTACCGCATGCTCACCTGGGCCCACGGCCTCTTCGAGCTGGATCCCCCGGCGGAAGAGCCCATCGAGAATCCCATCAGCGTGAGCGTTCAGGAAATCCTGATGGAGGGCTTCCGCCAGCAGGACGAGCTCAACGCCCTGCTCGACAAGATCCCGTCCCTCGACAGCCGCTTGGTGCTGCGCACTCCGCTGGAGGCGCCGCTCCATGAGCTCGAGCCCACGCATCTGGATCTGCTTCAAACCGCGCTCAACGCGCCCAGCATCAAGGCGCTCTTCGATCGCACGCAGCTCACGGACTTGGAAGCCGCCGAGATCATCGCCAGTCTCATCAAGCGCGGCTACCTGATGGCCGCGCCCTGA